In Kitasatospora sp. NA04385, a single genomic region encodes these proteins:
- a CDS encoding glycosyltransferase family 39 protein: protein MAARTRGLVWLLPAVVTFAVCAYGAGRPLLWADELATWNAADRSPRQILHLLHNVDAVIGVYYLLIHFWTEAFGHSLAMIRMPSVLAMAGAAAFVTLIGRKLFGTTAGVVAGLLFALIPSVSRYGQEARGYAFVVLFAAAATFLLLRALERPGVLRWVLYALALIGAGAFHMISLVFLVPHALVAAWRWWDGRSRGVLIGFPLAALGGVLPLVPLVLLGQRQVGRQLNWLGKPSLEYVAAGFWHGLFASSWIGLCVLAMAVLPLAWSRGRRPAAEIGMIAVLPIPLLWIISQGHTSYFLDRYLLFTLPAWAVLAGAGLTALRPRALTAIGLISVLLLGAHDQRALRLRYSHAGWDGAAAAKVIAQGYQPGDAVAPLRYGNGIFNGVVSALDFYLPEQDKLKDVFVERSAIAKGDLYPTLCTDLAACLGDTKRIWVVAIGWGDSFQGFSPEETALLKKTFPKTTVTQVPNTVVTLMER from the coding sequence GTGGCCGCCCGGACCCGGGGCCTGGTGTGGCTGCTGCCCGCAGTGGTCACCTTCGCCGTCTGCGCGTACGGCGCGGGCCGGCCCCTGCTGTGGGCGGACGAGCTGGCCACCTGGAACGCGGCCGACCGCTCGCCGCGGCAGATCCTCCACCTGCTGCACAACGTGGACGCTGTGATAGGCGTCTACTACCTGCTCATCCACTTCTGGACGGAGGCGTTCGGCCACTCGCTGGCCATGATCCGGATGCCCTCGGTGCTGGCCATGGCCGGGGCGGCCGCCTTCGTCACGCTCATCGGACGCAAGCTCTTCGGCACCACCGCGGGCGTGGTGGCCGGCCTGCTGTTCGCACTGATCCCCTCCGTCTCCCGCTACGGCCAGGAGGCCCGCGGCTACGCGTTCGTGGTGCTGTTCGCCGCGGCGGCGACCTTCCTGCTGCTGCGCGCGTTGGAACGGCCGGGGGTGCTGCGCTGGGTGCTCTACGCGCTCGCCCTGATAGGGGCCGGCGCCTTCCACATGATCTCGCTGGTCTTCCTCGTCCCGCACGCCCTGGTGGCGGCCTGGCGCTGGTGGGACGGCCGCTCGCGCGGCGTGCTGATCGGCTTCCCGCTGGCGGCCCTCGGCGGGGTGCTGCCGCTGGTGCCGCTGGTCCTGCTCGGACAGCGCCAGGTCGGGCGGCAGCTGAACTGGCTGGGCAAGCCGAGCCTGGAGTACGTCGCCGCGGGGTTCTGGCACGGCCTGTTCGCCTCGTCCTGGATCGGTCTGTGCGTGCTCGCCATGGCTGTCCTGCCGCTCGCCTGGTCGCGCGGCCGCCGTCCGGCGGCGGAGATCGGGATGATCGCGGTCCTGCCGATCCCGCTGCTGTGGATCATCTCGCAGGGGCACACCTCCTACTTCCTCGACCGCTACCTGCTCTTCACCCTCCCGGCCTGGGCCGTGCTGGCGGGCGCCGGCCTGACCGCGCTGCGCCCCCGCGCGCTCACCGCGATCGGCCTGATCTCGGTGCTCCTGCTGGGCGCCCACGACCAGCGGGCCCTGCGGCTGCGGTACTCCCACGCGGGCTGGGACGGCGCCGCCGCGGCGAAGGTCATCGCCCAGGGCTACCAGCCCGGCGACGCGGTCGCCCCGCTGCGCTACGGCAACGGCATCTTCAACGGCGTGGTCAGCGCGCTGGACTTCTACCTGCCCGAGCAGGACAAGCTGAAGGACGTCTTCGTCGAGCGGAGCGCGATCGCCAAGGGTGACCTGTACCCGACGCTCTGCACCGACTTGGCGGCCTGCCTCGGCGACACCAAGCGGATCTGGGTGGTCGCGATCGGCTGGGGCGACTCCTTCCAGGGCTTCTCGCCCGAGGAGACCGCGCTGCTCAAGAAGACCTTCCCGAAGACCACGGTCACCCAGGTGCCGAACACCGTGGTCACCCTGATGGAGCGCTGA
- a CDS encoding acyltransferase → MTAIEHQSASFADGTRKPAVPGRPPARLGWLDALRGIAALLVAVHHFGLLRWYSWGPAFEEKFDLGIFSVMLFFLVSGYIVPASLERRGDVRGFWVGRLFRIYPLIIVTVVLSLLVLPTKYSAVPSVVTDRPYWSYLANLTLLHEMTNIPSALGAMWTLCYEMVFYFLVSALFVKGWHRQSAPIALFFAAAALLLGAWWKPALITTKPVWTAPSTTHHLIIATVLVMLTGLVLVLLGRPELVRIGALVLGGLGALLLFVNARSTFFESMMILATMFAGTAIFRAEKGQIDRALAAVACAFVLASGFLVGYMYNHGKSAFNRTWTSSWEGFSLPYVAAWAVFGLGMLLRSKRWPRPLTWLGTVSYSVYVVHIPVLWATWWFKDHLVTYPTTGWGRWLLPLTFVAAVLVASQLTYKLIEMPGQKLGKRVAKALDRRSAARADNVEQQRMEQVI, encoded by the coding sequence GTGACCGCGATTGAACACCAGTCCGCCTCCTTCGCGGATGGCACCAGGAAGCCCGCCGTCCCCGGACGACCCCCCGCGCGCCTCGGCTGGCTCGACGCGCTGCGCGGAATCGCCGCTCTGCTCGTCGCGGTGCACCACTTCGGCCTGCTCCGGTGGTACTCGTGGGGCCCGGCCTTCGAGGAGAAGTTCGACCTGGGCATCTTCTCCGTGATGCTCTTCTTCCTGGTGAGCGGGTACATCGTGCCCGCCTCGCTGGAGCGGCGCGGTGACGTGCGCGGGTTCTGGGTGGGCCGGCTGTTCCGGATCTACCCGCTGATCATCGTGACCGTGGTGCTGTCGCTGCTGGTGCTGCCCACCAAGTACTCGGCGGTCCCGAGCGTGGTCACCGACCGCCCGTACTGGTCGTACCTGGCGAACCTGACGCTGCTGCACGAGATGACCAACATACCGAGCGCGCTCGGCGCGATGTGGACGCTCTGCTACGAAATGGTGTTCTACTTCCTGGTCAGCGCCCTGTTCGTGAAGGGCTGGCACCGGCAGAGCGCCCCGATCGCGCTGTTCTTCGCGGCGGCCGCGCTGCTGCTCGGCGCCTGGTGGAAGCCGGCCCTGATCACCACGAAGCCGGTCTGGACGGCCCCGTCCACCACCCACCACCTGATCATCGCCACCGTCCTGGTGATGCTGACCGGCCTGGTGCTGGTCCTGCTCGGCCGGCCCGAACTGGTCCGGATCGGCGCGCTGGTGCTCGGCGGGCTCGGCGCGCTGCTGCTGTTCGTGAACGCCAGGTCCACGTTCTTCGAGAGCATGATGATCCTGGCCACCATGTTCGCCGGCACCGCGATCTTCCGCGCCGAGAAGGGCCAGATCGACCGGGCGCTGGCCGCCGTCGCCTGCGCCTTCGTCCTGGCCTCCGGCTTCCTCGTCGGCTACATGTACAACCACGGCAAGTCCGCCTTCAACCGCACCTGGACCTCCAGCTGGGAGGGCTTCTCGCTGCCGTACGTGGCGGCCTGGGCGGTCTTCGGCCTCGGCATGCTGCTGCGCTCCAAGCGCTGGCCCCGCCCGCTGACCTGGCTCGGCACGGTCAGCTACTCGGTGTACGTGGTGCACATCCCGGTGCTCTGGGCGACCTGGTGGTTCAAGGACCACCTGGTCACCTACCCGACCACCGGCTGGGGCCGCTGGCTGCTGCCGCTGACCTTCGTCGCGGCGGTGCTGGTCGCCAGCCAGCTGACCTACAAGCTGATCGAGATGCCCGGCCAGAAGCTCGGCAAGAGGGTCGCCAAGGCGCTCGACCGCCGCAGCGCGGCCCGGGCGGACAACGTCGAACAGCAGCGGATGGAACAGGTCATCTGA
- a CDS encoding response regulator transcription factor: MTDAASQGAAPGRRARVVLVDDHRMFRTGVRAEIGRTDETGIDVVGEADDVESAVRVVAETRPDVVLLDVHLPGGGGVEVLRRSAGAEGVRFLALSVSDAAEDVIGVIRGGARGYVTKTITGTDLVNAIFRIADGDAVFSPRLAGFVLDAFAATDTPPVDEDLDRLTQREREVLRLIARGYAYKEIAKQLFISVKTVESHVSAVLRKLQLSNRHELTRWATARRLV; this comes from the coding sequence ATGACTGACGCAGCGTCGCAGGGGGCGGCACCGGGCAGGCGGGCCCGGGTGGTCCTGGTCGACGACCACCGGATGTTCCGCACCGGCGTGCGGGCCGAGATCGGGCGCACCGACGAGACCGGCATCGACGTGGTCGGCGAGGCCGACGACGTGGAGTCCGCGGTCCGGGTGGTCGCCGAGACCCGGCCCGACGTGGTGCTGCTCGACGTCCACCTGCCCGGTGGCGGCGGCGTCGAGGTGCTGCGCCGCTCGGCCGGCGCGGAGGGCGTGCGCTTCCTGGCGCTGTCCGTCTCGGACGCCGCCGAGGACGTGATCGGCGTGATCCGCGGCGGCGCCCGCGGCTACGTCACCAAGACCATCACCGGCACCGACCTGGTCAACGCGATCTTCCGGATCGCCGACGGCGACGCGGTGTTCTCGCCCCGGCTGGCCGGCTTCGTGCTCGACGCGTTCGCCGCCACCGACACCCCGCCGGTCGACGAGGACCTCGACCGGCTCACCCAGCGCGAGCGCGAGGTGCTGCGGCTGATCGCCCGCGGCTACGCGTACAAGGAGATCGCCAAGCAGCTGTTCATCTCGGTCAAGACCGTGGAGAGCCACGTCTCCGCGGTGCTGCGCAAGCTCCAGCTCTCCAACCGGCACGAACTGACCCGCTGGGCCACCGCCCGCCGCCTGGTCTGA
- a CDS encoding ATP-binding protein gives MAAPETRTTEPAPTEAPAGAPPYRRLYRSPHGRILGGVCQGLATHLGVPVTWVRLAFIVLFFSEGIGALLYAAFWVVVPLGINQAAPGADRPARRPGDGGGRFGRMRELLERTFHGDQGLPAAADGPAPVEGRGRAGSMGQLFALVALVIGVMALLSALGIQTAKPYVWPLLAVGIGVALVWRQADDSRWQSWFGLEPGSRKGAYLRVLSGVLLVVAGIIGYFVTQGVDSPVALVVESSLAVVAGVLVLGGPSMLRMWQDLGAERTARIRAQERAEIAAHVHDSVLHTLTLIQRRAEDPKEVLRLARAQERELRLWLYRPEAAAEQAPDTLAEHLREIVAEVEDRHGVHLELVCVGDCPMDERIASQMRAAREAMVNAAKYGGGGPVQVYAEVEGRTVSVFVRDHGPGFDPDDLPEDRMGVRESIIGRMRRNGGTARVRPAPDGGTEVELEMERAADD, from the coding sequence GTGGCCGCACCCGAGACCAGAACCACCGAACCCGCCCCGACCGAGGCGCCGGCCGGTGCGCCGCCCTACCGGCGGCTGTACCGCAGCCCGCACGGCCGGATCCTCGGCGGCGTCTGCCAGGGCCTGGCCACCCACCTCGGGGTGCCGGTCACCTGGGTGCGGCTGGCGTTCATCGTGCTGTTCTTCTCCGAGGGCATCGGCGCCCTGCTGTACGCCGCGTTCTGGGTCGTGGTGCCGCTGGGCATCAACCAGGCCGCCCCCGGCGCCGACCGCCCGGCCCGCCGCCCCGGCGACGGCGGCGGCCGCTTCGGGCGGATGCGCGAACTGCTGGAGCGCACCTTCCACGGCGACCAGGGCCTGCCCGCCGCCGCGGACGGCCCCGCCCCGGTCGAGGGCCGCGGCCGGGCCGGCAGCATGGGCCAGCTGTTCGCCCTGGTCGCGCTGGTCATCGGCGTGATGGCGCTGCTGTCCGCGCTGGGCATCCAGACCGCCAAGCCGTACGTGTGGCCGCTGCTGGCGGTCGGCATCGGCGTCGCCCTGGTGTGGCGGCAGGCCGACGACTCGCGCTGGCAGAGCTGGTTCGGCCTGGAGCCGGGCAGCCGCAAGGGCGCCTACCTGCGGGTGCTGTCCGGGGTGCTGCTGGTGGTGGCCGGCATCATCGGCTACTTCGTCACCCAGGGCGTGGACTCGCCGGTCGCGCTGGTCGTGGAGTCCTCGCTGGCCGTGGTCGCGGGCGTGCTGGTGCTCGGCGGCCCGTCCATGCTGCGGATGTGGCAGGACCTCGGCGCCGAGCGCACCGCCCGCATCCGGGCCCAGGAGCGGGCCGAGATCGCCGCACACGTCCACGACTCGGTGCTGCACACGCTGACCCTGATCCAGCGCCGGGCCGAGGACCCCAAGGAGGTGCTGCGCCTGGCCCGCGCCCAGGAGCGCGAGCTGCGGCTGTGGCTCTACCGCCCGGAGGCCGCCGCCGAGCAGGCCCCCGACACCCTGGCCGAGCACCTGCGGGAGATCGTCGCCGAGGTCGAGGACCGGCACGGCGTCCACCTGGAGCTGGTCTGCGTCGGCGACTGCCCGATGGACGAGAGGATCGCCTCGCAGATGCGGGCGGCCAGGGAAGCCATGGTGAACGCCGCCAAGTACGGTGGCGGTGGACCGGTCCAGGTCTACGCGGAGGTGGAGGGGAGGACGGTGTCGGTGTTCGTCCGCGACCACGGCCCCGGCTTCGACCCCGACGACCTCCCCGAGGACCGCATGGGCGTACGCGAATCGATCATCGGCCGGATGCGGCGCAACGGGGGCACCGCGCGGGTGCGGCCCGCGCCGGACGGCGGGACCGAGGTCGAGCTTGAGATGGAGAGGGCGGCAGATGACTGA
- a CDS encoding PspC domain-containing protein, translating to MTDDQIPEQPPASPAEGRPALTRSSRHRVVAGVCGGLGRYLDIDPVVFRVVIAVLGLTGGLGLFLYGLAWLVVPREAEDGEGGRTELQRVLTGRVDGQSVGAVLVTAIGTGVFFSSMGDGGQLFPLLLLAVLVFLALRYDPERRRRFDSGEAPPAGPSGPRDRLEETGPFADWKTWSEAVGRDLRVEWQARSTELQDRMRSWQQEHSAGGATEERPADTPPVGPSGYLWDPRHPERNPYGGATPPPGAAARPWWQRTDLPAGDPLRKEPRAEHPGDPEDPEDRGDRGETHRERLERRTADFRARADQRHRAQREAMERHRASMERHREWKARRKAERGSSVLGASAVLVAVGASWAVAASDHGQHRWSTVLAVALLPLGLAMLVGSRWGRTRGLTFLSLLLTAGLVAAAGTSATVADSTGDRAWHVGAGELRPRYTLGLGDARLDLSALDPQGGTLSTELRVGAGEARVTVPSGVELRMKLRDGAGTVRLPDGQSFEGPFTNEDVVIEVPDGQPSRGVLELTVAVGAGDIEVVR from the coding sequence ATGACGGACGACCAGATCCCGGAGCAACCGCCGGCCTCCCCCGCCGAGGGCCGCCCGGCGCTGACCCGCTCCTCCCGGCACCGGGTGGTGGCGGGCGTGTGCGGCGGCCTGGGCCGCTACCTGGACATCGACCCGGTGGTGTTCCGGGTGGTGATCGCGGTGCTCGGCCTGACCGGCGGGCTCGGGTTGTTCCTGTACGGCCTGGCCTGGCTGGTGGTGCCGCGGGAGGCCGAGGACGGCGAGGGCGGCCGCACCGAGCTGCAGCGGGTGCTGACCGGCCGGGTCGACGGGCAGTCGGTGGGCGCGGTGCTGGTGACGGCGATCGGCACCGGGGTGTTCTTCTCCTCGATGGGCGACGGCGGCCAGCTGTTCCCGCTGCTGCTGCTCGCCGTCCTGGTGTTCCTGGCGCTGCGCTACGACCCGGAGCGGCGGCGGCGCTTCGACAGCGGCGAGGCCCCGCCCGCCGGGCCGTCCGGCCCGCGGGACCGGCTGGAGGAGACCGGCCCGTTCGCCGACTGGAAGACCTGGAGCGAGGCGGTCGGCCGGGACCTGCGGGTCGAGTGGCAGGCCCGCAGCACGGAGCTCCAGGACCGGATGCGCTCCTGGCAGCAGGAGCACTCGGCGGGCGGCGCCACCGAGGAGCGGCCCGCCGACACCCCGCCGGTCGGCCCGTCCGGCTACCTGTGGGACCCGCGGCACCCGGAGCGCAACCCGTACGGCGGGGCGACGCCGCCGCCCGGGGCGGCCGCCCGGCCCTGGTGGCAGCGCACCGACCTGCCGGCGGGCGACCCGCTGCGCAAGGAGCCCCGCGCGGAGCACCCCGGGGACCCCGAGGACCCCGAGGACCGCGGAGACCGCGGAGAGACCCACCGGGAGCGGCTGGAACGCCGGACGGCGGACTTCCGGGCCCGGGCCGACCAGCGCCACCGGGCGCAGCGGGAGGCGATGGAGCGGCACCGGGCGAGCATGGAGCGGCACCGCGAGTGGAAGGCCCGCCGCAAGGCGGAGCGCGGCAGCTCGGTGCTGGGGGCGTCCGCGGTGCTGGTCGCGGTCGGCGCGTCCTGGGCGGTGGCGGCGAGCGACCACGGGCAGCACCGCTGGTCGACGGTGCTGGCGGTGGCGCTGCTGCCGCTGGGCCTGGCCATGCTGGTCGGCTCCCGCTGGGGGCGCACCCGCGGGCTGACCTTCCTGTCGCTGCTGCTGACCGCGGGCCTGGTGGCCGCCGCGGGCACCTCGGCGACGGTCGCGGACAGCACCGGCGACCGCGCCTGGCACGTCGGGGCGGGCGAGCTGCGCCCCCGCTACACGCTGGGCCTCGGCGACGCCCGGCTCGACCTGTCGGCGCTGGACCCGCAGGGCGGCACCCTCTCCACCGAGCTGCGGGTCGGCGCGGGCGAGGCCCGGGTGACCGTGCCGTCCGGGGTGGAGCTGCGGATGAAGCTGCGCGACGGCGCGGGCACCGTCCGGCTGCCGGACGGGCAGAGCTTCGAGGGCCCGTTCACCAACGAGGACGTCGTGATCGAGGTCCCGGACGGACAGCCGTCCCGGGGCGTACTGGAACTGACGGTGGCCGTGGGCGCCGGGGACATCGAGGTGGTGCGGTGA
- a CDS encoding Rieske 2Fe-2S domain-containing protein, producing MATGTGNTAGSTAGARITEWKARGARWALLPLRLFLGVTFVYAAFDKLSDAHYLAGAGDPASFYAQTLAAKGGSPIGWALSPALDAPTFFGLLIAFGELAVGLGTLFGLWGRVAALGGALLSATLWLSVSFHTTPYYLGNDLAYLMAWTPLLLAGTPHLSVDGYLAARAARDRARGLAEDAVRRRALLDGGIAAVALGGAGLLSGSLTASFGRDEAPATAAGSGATSPVPQPGPSVPAAQVPVGGSATVKDPASGDAVYVVQPAAGQYTGLSSVCTHSGCAVNPPKDGRLYCPCHGSVFDAATGAVITGPAVKPLPRFAVTKNGDQLELGPQQS from the coding sequence ATGGCGACGGGGACGGGCAACACGGCGGGCAGCACGGCGGGCGCCAGGATCACCGAGTGGAAGGCCCGGGGCGCGCGCTGGGCACTGCTGCCGCTGCGGCTGTTCCTCGGCGTGACCTTCGTCTACGCCGCCTTCGACAAGCTCTCCGACGCGCACTACCTGGCCGGCGCGGGCGACCCGGCCTCCTTCTACGCCCAGACCCTGGCCGCCAAGGGCGGCAGCCCGATCGGCTGGGCGCTGTCCCCCGCCCTGGACGCGCCCACCTTCTTCGGCCTGCTGATCGCCTTCGGCGAGCTCGCCGTGGGCCTGGGCACCCTGTTCGGCCTGTGGGGCCGGGTCGCCGCGCTCGGCGGCGCGCTGCTGTCCGCCACCCTCTGGCTGTCCGTCAGCTTCCACACCACCCCGTACTACCTCGGCAACGACCTGGCCTACCTGATGGCCTGGACGCCGCTGCTGCTGGCCGGCACCCCCCACCTGTCGGTCGACGGCTACCTGGCCGCCCGGGCCGCCCGGGACCGGGCCCGCGGTCTGGCCGAGGACGCGGTGCGCCGCCGGGCCCTGCTCGACGGCGGCATCGCGGCCGTCGCGCTCGGCGGCGCCGGGCTGCTCTCCGGCTCGCTCACCGCGAGCTTCGGCCGGGACGAAGCCCCCGCCACCGCGGCCGGCTCCGGCGCCACCAGCCCCGTCCCGCAGCCCGGCCCCTCGGTGCCGGCCGCGCAGGTCCCGGTCGGCGGCTCCGCCACCGTCAAGGACCCGGCCAGCGGCGACGCCGTCTACGTCGTCCAGCCCGCCGCCGGCCAGTACACCGGCCTGTCCTCGGTCTGCACCCACTCCGGCTGCGCGGTCAACCCGCCCAAGGACGGCCGGCTGTACTGCCCCTGCCACGGCTCCGTGTTCGACGCCGCCACCGGCGCGGTGATCACCGGCCCGGCCGTGAAGCCGCTGCCCAGGTTCGCCGTCACCAAGAACGGCGACCAGCTGGAGCTCGGCCCGCAGCAGTCCTAG
- the guaA gene encoding glutamine-hydrolyzing GMP synthase, with the protein MSADSPVQSAPENDTVLVVDFGAQYAQLIARRVREARVYSEIVPSTMPVAEMLAKNPRAIILSGGPSSVYEEGAPQLDRAIFEAGVPVFGMCYGFQLMAKTLGGTVDNSGAREYGRTPLSVSRPGSTLFEGTPAQQSVWMSHGDACSAAPEGFTVTASTDVVPVAAFENDDLKLYGVQYHPEVMHSEHGQQVLEHFLYRGAGIAPDWTTTNVVEEQVALIREQVGDKRAICGLSGGVDSAVAAALVQRAIGDRLTCVYVDHGLMRKGETEQVEKDFVAATGVKLVVVDAEERFLTALKGVSDPEQKRKIIGREFIRVFEQAQADIIADEGPAVEFLVQGTLYPDVVESGGGTGTANIKSHHNVGGLPEDLEFRLVEPLRKLFKDEVRMVGQELGLPAEIVQRQPFPGPGLGIRIVGEVTKERLDLLREADAIAREELTLAGLDAEIWQCPVVLLADVRSVGVQGDGRTYGHPIVLRPVSSEDAMTADWSRLPYEVLAKISTRITNEVKDVNRVVLDVTSKPPGTIEWE; encoded by the coding sequence GTGTCCGCTGACTCCCCCGTCCAGTCCGCACCCGAGAACGACACCGTCCTGGTCGTCGACTTCGGTGCCCAGTACGCCCAGCTCATCGCCCGTCGGGTGCGTGAGGCGCGGGTCTACAGCGAGATCGTGCCGAGCACCATGCCGGTCGCCGAGATGCTCGCCAAGAACCCGCGGGCGATCATCCTCTCCGGCGGTCCGTCGTCGGTGTACGAGGAGGGTGCCCCGCAGCTCGACCGCGCCATCTTCGAGGCCGGCGTCCCGGTCTTCGGCATGTGCTACGGCTTCCAGCTGATGGCCAAGACCCTCGGCGGCACCGTCGACAACAGCGGCGCCCGCGAGTACGGCCGCACCCCGCTGAGCGTCTCCCGCCCCGGCTCCACGCTGTTCGAGGGCACCCCGGCGCAGCAGTCGGTGTGGATGTCGCACGGCGACGCCTGCTCGGCCGCGCCCGAGGGCTTCACGGTCACCGCCTCCACCGACGTGGTGCCGGTCGCCGCCTTCGAGAACGACGACCTCAAGCTGTACGGCGTGCAGTACCACCCCGAGGTGATGCACTCCGAGCACGGCCAGCAGGTACTGGAGCACTTCCTGTACCGCGGCGCCGGCATCGCCCCGGACTGGACCACGACCAACGTGGTCGAGGAGCAGGTCGCGCTGATCCGCGAGCAGGTCGGCGACAAGCGCGCCATCTGCGGCCTGTCCGGCGGCGTGGACTCCGCGGTCGCCGCCGCCCTGGTGCAGCGCGCCATCGGCGACCGGCTGACCTGCGTGTACGTCGACCACGGCCTGATGCGCAAGGGCGAGACCGAGCAGGTCGAGAAGGACTTCGTCGCGGCCACCGGCGTCAAGCTGGTCGTGGTCGACGCCGAGGAGCGCTTCCTGACCGCGCTGAAGGGCGTCTCCGACCCGGAGCAGAAGCGCAAGATCATCGGCCGCGAGTTCATCCGGGTCTTCGAGCAGGCCCAGGCCGACATCATCGCCGACGAGGGCCCCGCCGTGGAGTTCCTGGTCCAGGGCACCCTGTACCCGGACGTGGTGGAGTCCGGCGGCGGCACCGGCACCGCCAACATCAAGTCCCACCACAACGTCGGCGGCCTCCCCGAGGACCTGGAGTTCCGACTCGTCGAGCCGCTGCGCAAGCTGTTCAAGGACGAGGTCCGGATGGTCGGCCAGGAGCTCGGCCTGCCCGCCGAGATCGTCCAGCGCCAGCCGTTCCCCGGCCCCGGCCTGGGCATCCGGATCGTCGGCGAGGTCACCAAGGAGCGCCTGGACCTGCTGCGCGAGGCCGACGCCATCGCCCGCGAGGAGCTGACCCTGGCCGGCCTGGACGCCGAGATCTGGCAGTGCCCGGTGGTGCTGCTGGCCGACGTCCGCTCGGTCGGCGTGCAGGGCGACGGCCGCACCTACGGCCACCCGATCGTGCTGCGCCCGGTCTCCTCCGAGGACGCCATGACCGCGGACTGGTCGCGGCTGCCCTACGAGGTGCTGGCGAAGATCTCCACCCGGATCACCAACGAGGTCAAGGACGTGAACCGGGTCGTCCTGGACGTCACCTCCAAGCCGCCGGGCACCATCGAGTGGGAGTGA
- a CDS encoding zinc ribbon domain-containing protein, producing MPICPSCGAASADPAATCANCGRPLAAPAIGDVVEDTGPAGAGHSPWGSGQVHHTRETPLVSRGWLIAGRVLVAPTALLVLAAVIGAASQDSRDDESALFETSWSAAGFQTWLSLVLTAFGAPMRVAMSAAGKEDADSLAIGYSTSTHVVMYLVTLGWLLLLWLGLHLSARTRRRAGAAEPAGPAVGLQALRTGALSAAVALLLGWLAGHDSSDTGEGLPSMHVEIGPALLPLTLVAGLAAAVLVLAVDGSAVLRAEAARRGWLNSLLLAWQHASRVVVALLALLTAVALVVELAYGDSFSQLGTLALVTNFGVLIHGVGSGATLLAGGVFERGHESMSLFDLGGHGSGWWFAALPALAAALALGWSAHRGRLVHRDRAVLAGVYALLNTVLLLGTSMWITMSAPGGGDGPLGGSVSRTQDALGWSVPSVLVSSVLWAAFGALVVPGALDSLRGTPVPPAPPRPPAPPMPAVPPVPGELPGGSAVLPGQAVTDRLDTVGSVELVVDEPPAPAVALDKDADPHAGFRRPEAG from the coding sequence ATGCCCATCTGCCCGTCCTGCGGAGCGGCCTCCGCCGACCCCGCGGCGACCTGCGCCAACTGCGGAAGACCGCTCGCCGCGCCCGCGATCGGAGACGTGGTCGAGGACACCGGCCCGGCCGGTGCCGGCCACTCCCCGTGGGGCTCCGGCCAGGTGCACCACACCCGGGAGACCCCGCTGGTCTCCCGGGGCTGGCTGATCGCCGGCCGGGTGCTCGTCGCGCCCACCGCGCTGCTGGTGCTGGCCGCCGTGATCGGCGCCGCCAGCCAGGACAGCCGGGACGACGAGTCGGCGCTGTTCGAGACCTCCTGGTCGGCCGCCGGCTTCCAGACCTGGCTGTCGCTCGTCCTCACCGCCTTCGGCGCGCCCATGCGGGTCGCCATGAGCGCCGCCGGCAAGGAGGACGCCGACAGCCTGGCGATCGGCTACAGCACCAGCACCCACGTGGTGATGTACCTGGTCACGCTCGGCTGGCTGCTGCTGCTCTGGCTCGGCCTGCACCTCTCCGCCCGGACCCGCCGCCGGGCCGGCGCCGCCGAACCGGCCGGGCCCGCGGTCGGGCTCCAGGCGCTGCGCACCGGCGCGCTGTCCGCGGCGGTCGCGCTGCTGCTGGGCTGGCTGGCCGGCCACGACTCCTCGGACACCGGCGAGGGCCTGCCCTCGATGCACGTCGAGATCGGCCCCGCGCTGCTGCCGCTCACCCTGGTCGCCGGCCTGGCCGCGGCCGTCCTGGTGCTGGCCGTGGACGGATCGGCCGTGCTGCGCGCCGAGGCCGCCCGGCGCGGCTGGCTGAACAGCCTGCTGCTGGCCTGGCAGCACGCCTCCCGGGTGGTCGTCGCCCTGCTGGCGCTGCTCACCGCCGTCGCGCTGGTGGTGGAACTCGCCTACGGCGACTCCTTCTCGCAGCTCGGGACGCTGGCGCTGGTCACCAACTTCGGCGTGCTGATCCACGGCGTCGGCAGCGGCGCCACCCTCCTGGCCGGCGGCGTCTTCGAGCGCGGCCACGAGTCGATGTCGCTGTTCGACCTGGGCGGCCACGGCTCCGGCTGGTGGTTCGCGGCGCTCCCGGCGCTGGCCGCCGCGCTGGCGCTCGGCTGGTCCGCCCACCGGGGCCGGCTGGTCCACCGCGACCGGGCCGTGCTGGCGGGCGTGTACGCGCTGCTCAACACGGTGCTGCTGCTCGGCACCTCGATGTGGATCACCATGAGCGCGCCGGGCGGCGGGGACGGCCCGCTGGGCGGGTCGGTCTCCCGGACCCAGGACGCCCTCGGCTGGTCGGTGCCCTCGGTGCTGGTCTCCTCCGTGCTGTGGGCCGCGTTCGGCGCGCTGGTGGTGCCCGGGGCGCTCGACTCGCTGCGCGGCACCCCCGTGCCGCCGGCCCCGCCGCGCCCGCCGGCCCCGCCGATGCCGGCCGTGCCGCCGGTGCCCGGCGAACTGCCCGGCGGGTCGGCCGTCCTGCCCGGCCAGGCGGTCACCGACCGGCTGGACACGGTCGGCTCGGTCGAGCTGGTGGTCGACGAGCCGCCGGCCCCCGCCGTCGCGCTCGACAAGGACGCGGACCCGCACGCCGGGTTCCGGCGCCCCGAGGCCGGCTGA